In one Micromonospora polyrhachis genomic region, the following are encoded:
- a CDS encoding NACHT domain-containing protein produces the protein MPKTLSYADAARLLGGQQSRMVSALDTLTGGAMLGISVAAPAVLSLFDARVEFIRLSHELVRGLSERRAGLSRYRRTERLAAAHRVIVVTAFFEALAEAKLSFRFADLALTHQERVTLAGARGDDQPLMWAFFAGGVPTPRPQQPYEEFRSALDGYYRSVADRLGTFVTGLAAWDRLGHADQASFHDALAELPRRAVERHHELFGRLAGDFPEVAFWAALREHEGTRTEVRQLATSLAGLERLLAEISTGATPDTRRAGLARAYAAALDRPIIASGDVPAGLQMPTLGEAYLPPLCRVAEVGPGARPSDETWWADQPVRDDLPEFLAGHLTTPGATRAPLLVLGQPGSGKSVLTKVLAARLPAADFLPIRVVLRDVPAAADLQDQIEYAVRDATGERLDWPALARSAGDALPVVLLDGFDELLQATGVSQTDYLARVATFQRREADQGRPVVVVVTSRTSVADRAQPPEGTVAIRLEPFDETRIAGWLATWNAANRRYFDSCEVQPLELSSVLTHRELAEQPLLLLMLALYDADGNALRSAGTLRQDELYERLLRRFARREVIKHRPGLPERELDRAVEEELRRLSVVAFAMFNRTAQWVTEAQLEADLATLFGAPATAATAADLRAPLRPAEIVLGRFFFVHRAQASQNDSRLETYEFLHATFGEFLVARLVWQALADLMAREAAATMSFGGSPVDDDLLHALLSYAVLSGRAPIVGFLRALASGLTAEQRAALTDLLARLFQGAHHTRTSRRYDGYQPRPLPVPARHAAYSANLMLLAVCAAGTLRGSTLYPGRNVVPCWHRETLLWQSQLTGEDWNSLVDILVLDRLWIDDGTRDIALSLATDPDQFDVPAVDPHWTFDRARRIGVGFAHSGHSWTNLARRAHFRCGIDDDLLAHTLEPMATLRSGINRFLDPPDSSARSVLHDVIALMMSPLTAGTVVERERTYLRCAEALHLWWAGTESGRWVTGLLLDRLAGDPEISAEAAAEVIRKTDRVVSRHGELVEQLLRCVLVFLGRDRAVDRFLRRLSVLFLQNEYRRIDGRIAAEVVVRLTELRDPVNGDLVLPGELVTEILADHPELRARYDQRV, from the coding sequence GTGCCCAAGACGCTCAGTTACGCCGACGCCGCCCGACTGCTGGGTGGGCAGCAGAGCAGGATGGTCAGCGCCCTCGACACGCTGACCGGCGGGGCCATGCTCGGCATATCCGTCGCCGCCCCGGCCGTACTGAGTCTGTTCGACGCGCGGGTGGAGTTCATCCGACTCAGCCACGAACTGGTGCGCGGCCTGTCCGAGCGGCGTGCGGGCCTGTCCCGGTACCGCCGGACCGAGCGCCTGGCGGCAGCGCACCGGGTCATCGTGGTCACCGCCTTCTTCGAGGCGCTGGCCGAGGCGAAGTTGTCGTTCCGCTTCGCGGACCTGGCGCTGACCCACCAGGAACGGGTGACACTCGCCGGGGCGCGCGGGGACGACCAGCCCCTGATGTGGGCGTTCTTCGCCGGGGGTGTGCCGACTCCCCGACCGCAGCAGCCGTACGAGGAGTTCCGCTCCGCACTCGACGGCTACTACCGTTCCGTCGCCGACCGGCTGGGGACCTTCGTGACCGGACTGGCCGCCTGGGACCGGCTGGGCCACGCCGACCAGGCCAGCTTCCACGACGCCCTCGCCGAGCTTCCGCGCCGGGCGGTGGAGCGCCACCACGAACTGTTCGGGCGACTCGCCGGCGACTTTCCCGAGGTGGCGTTCTGGGCCGCGCTGCGTGAGCACGAGGGCACCCGGACCGAGGTACGTCAGCTCGCCACCTCGCTCGCCGGTCTGGAACGCCTCCTCGCCGAGATCTCCACCGGGGCGACGCCCGACACCCGGCGGGCCGGGCTGGCCCGGGCGTACGCGGCAGCCCTGGACCGGCCGATCATCGCCTCCGGCGACGTGCCGGCGGGGTTGCAGATGCCAACGCTCGGCGAGGCGTACCTGCCACCGCTGTGCCGGGTCGCCGAGGTGGGGCCGGGTGCCCGGCCCAGCGACGAGACCTGGTGGGCCGACCAGCCGGTCCGCGACGACCTGCCGGAATTCCTCGCCGGTCACCTCACCACCCCGGGCGCGACCCGCGCCCCGCTGCTGGTGCTCGGTCAGCCCGGCTCGGGCAAGTCGGTGCTCACCAAGGTGCTCGCCGCCCGCCTGCCGGCGGCCGACTTCCTGCCGATCCGGGTGGTGCTGCGCGACGTGCCGGCCGCCGCCGACCTACAGGACCAGATCGAGTACGCGGTCCGCGACGCCACCGGCGAACGACTGGACTGGCCGGCACTGGCCCGCTCGGCCGGGGACGCCCTGCCGGTGGTGCTGCTCGACGGCTTCGACGAGTTGTTGCAGGCCACCGGGGTCAGCCAGACCGACTATCTGGCCCGGGTGGCGACGTTCCAGCGACGGGAGGCCGACCAGGGGCGGCCGGTCGTGGTCGTGGTGACCAGCCGCACCAGCGTCGCCGACCGGGCCCAGCCACCGGAGGGTACGGTCGCGATCCGGTTGGAGCCGTTCGACGAGACCCGGATCGCGGGCTGGCTGGCCACCTGGAACGCCGCCAACCGGCGCTACTTCGACTCCTGCGAAGTGCAGCCGCTGGAGCTGTCGAGCGTACTGACCCATCGGGAGTTGGCCGAGCAGCCGCTACTGCTGCTGATGCTGGCGCTCTACGACGCCGACGGCAACGCGCTGCGCTCGGCCGGGACACTGCGTCAGGACGAACTCTACGAGCGGCTGCTGCGCCGGTTCGCCCGCCGGGAGGTGATCAAGCATCGGCCGGGGCTGCCCGAACGGGAGTTGGACCGGGCCGTCGAGGAGGAGTTGCGCCGGTTGTCGGTGGTGGCCTTCGCCATGTTCAACCGCACCGCCCAGTGGGTCACCGAGGCCCAGTTGGAGGCGGATCTGGCGACGCTCTTCGGCGCTCCGGCGACGGCGGCCACCGCCGCCGACCTGCGGGCACCGCTGCGCCCCGCCGAGATCGTGCTCGGCCGGTTCTTCTTCGTGCACCGGGCGCAGGCGTCACAGAACGACAGCCGACTGGAGACGTACGAGTTCCTGCACGCCACCTTCGGCGAGTTCCTGGTGGCCCGGCTGGTCTGGCAGGCGCTGGCCGACCTGATGGCCCGGGAGGCCGCCGCCACCATGTCCTTTGGAGGCAGTCCGGTCGACGACGACCTACTACACGCCCTGCTGTCGTACGCGGTGCTCAGCGGCCGGGCTCCGATCGTCGGCTTCCTGCGTGCGTTGGCCTCCGGGCTGACCGCCGAACAGCGGGCCGCCCTCACCGACCTGCTGGCCCGGCTGTTCCAGGGGGCACACCACACTCGGACCTCCCGCCGCTACGACGGCTACCAGCCCCGGCCGCTGCCGGTGCCGGCCCGACACGCCGCGTACAGCGCAAACCTGATGCTGCTGGCGGTCTGTGCCGCCGGCACACTGCGCGGCAGCACCCTCTATCCGGGCCGGAACGTGGTGCCCTGCTGGCACCGGGAGACCCTGCTCTGGCAGTCCCAGTTGACCGGCGAGGACTGGAACAGCCTGGTGGACATCCTGGTCCTCGACCGGCTCTGGATCGATGACGGCACCCGGGACATCGCACTCAGCCTCGCCACCGACCCGGACCAGTTCGATGTCCCAGCGGTCGATCCGCACTGGACGTTTGACAGAGCGAGGCGGATAGGTGTCGGTTTTGCCCACTCCGGGCATTCATGGACGAACCTGGCACGTAGGGCGCACTTTCGGTGTGGGATCGACGACGACCTGCTGGCACACACCCTGGAACCGATGGCGACCCTACGGTCGGGGATCAACCGATTCCTCGACCCACCCGATTCGTCGGCCCGGTCGGTGCTGCATGACGTGATTGCGTTGATGATGTCGCCGCTGACGGCGGGCACGGTGGTCGAGCGTGAGCGCACCTACCTGCGCTGCGCCGAAGCGTTGCACCTTTGGTGGGCTGGCACGGAGTCCGGACGGTGGGTCACCGGCCTCCTTCTCGACCGGCTCGCCGGCGACCCGGAGATATCGGCAGAGGCCGCCGCCGAAGTCATCAGAAAGACTGACCGCGTCGTGTCGAGGCATGGCGAGCTGGTCGAGCAACTGCTGCGTTGCGTGCTGGTCTTTCTCGGTCGGGACCGGGCGGTGGACAGGTTCCTTCGCCGGCTGTCGGTCCTCTTCCTGCAGAACGAATACCGCAGGATCGATGGGCGGATCGCCGCCGAGGTGGTGGTCCGGCTAACGGAACTGAGGGACCCCGTCAACGGGGATCTGGTACTGCCCGGGGAACTGGTAACCGAGATCCTGGCGGACCATCCGGAGCTGAGGGCGCGTTACGACCAGCGCGTGTGA
- a CDS encoding Hsp70 family protein: protein MGIGGFRLGIDFGTSNTTAVLAGSDGRLRPLLFDGSPVLPSGVYAEPGQGLVVGRDAIHAARIRPDCFEPYPKRCIDDDSVLLGDVAVPVEQMISAVLRRVAVEATRSGEHPPPAVITCPVGWGPQRRHRLLTAAQQVFPTVVLVAEPVAAASYFATMAGNRMPVGSHALVYDLGAGTFDASVVRRTEGGFEVLASDGLPDVGGLDIDAAMVASLGQTYAERDSTAWGRLVQPVTRAERRASRALWDDVRTGKELLSRTATTLVHIPFFDDDAPLPRELLEQLAAPLLALTVDITRSLLASVGIAPANLAGLFLVGGASRMPLVASLLHQRLGIVPTVVEQPELVVAEGSLHAQPLPPPLLLVSPPPPQSPLLPPSLPAAPAPGVPTVPPSIAVVPAPAVPTAARRSRRTRWVAVLAAGLVMALVIAGLLANALLRERNSGTGAGTGDGVGATGAGAGSPTPSATPTGPPVLPEPRRVEVPNDGGTSDPVRHVTLSPDGKTIAAIRVKSVRLYDAATLQQIGEPVTARSDAYWNATFSPDSRTLITAGDGLSSAAVRVWTVSNRIANGTLSDAFWTSCLTYGPTAGLLAVCDGPGSSVRLWDPSRRRSLGRVDSDNVAAIRYVAFSPDGRTMATDGGAGTTLLWDVASRRRLGVLRGATYDGIPLNDPGAPVAFSPDGRTLAVGGGDGRVALWDVAGHKKIADFDGSHHNRVTAIAFSPDGRTVASLGGTTLQLWDVATREPAGPALEDIVDYYSALPVQFKVPDIRFSPDGRTLIGCFNNHLLMWDLTALGTAPPAR from the coding sequence GTGGGCATCGGCGGGTTCCGGCTGGGCATCGACTTTGGCACCTCGAACACTACCGCCGTACTGGCCGGGTCGGACGGACGGCTTCGGCCACTGCTCTTCGACGGTTCACCAGTGCTGCCGTCCGGTGTCTACGCCGAACCCGGCCAGGGACTTGTGGTCGGGCGCGATGCCATACACGCCGCTCGGATTCGACCGGATTGCTTCGAGCCGTACCCCAAGCGATGCATCGACGATGACTCGGTGCTGCTCGGCGACGTCGCGGTACCCGTCGAGCAGATGATCTCGGCGGTGCTGCGCCGGGTCGCGGTGGAAGCGACCCGCTCCGGCGAGCACCCGCCGCCAGCCGTGATCACCTGCCCGGTCGGCTGGGGTCCGCAACGGCGGCATCGGCTCCTCACCGCCGCACAGCAGGTGTTTCCCACGGTGGTCCTGGTGGCCGAGCCGGTGGCGGCGGCGAGCTACTTCGCCACGATGGCCGGTAATCGCATGCCCGTCGGCTCCCACGCCCTGGTGTACGACCTGGGCGCCGGCACCTTCGACGCCTCGGTGGTACGCCGTACCGAGGGCGGTTTCGAGGTGCTGGCCAGCGATGGGTTGCCGGATGTGGGCGGCCTCGACATCGACGCCGCGATGGTGGCGAGCCTCGGGCAGACCTATGCGGAGCGCGACTCGACGGCCTGGGGCCGGTTGGTCCAGCCCGTGACCCGGGCCGAGCGTCGCGCCAGCCGCGCCCTGTGGGACGACGTACGCACCGGCAAGGAGCTGCTGTCGCGTACGGCCACCACGCTGGTACACATCCCGTTCTTCGACGATGACGCGCCCCTGCCCCGCGAACTGTTGGAGCAGCTCGCTGCCCCGCTGCTCGCCCTTACGGTCGACATCACCCGTTCGCTGCTGGCCAGCGTGGGGATCGCGCCGGCGAACCTGGCCGGGCTGTTCCTCGTCGGCGGGGCAAGCCGGATGCCGCTGGTGGCGAGTTTGCTGCATCAGCGGCTGGGGATCGTCCCTACCGTGGTCGAGCAGCCGGAGCTCGTCGTCGCCGAGGGCAGCCTGCACGCGCAACCACTGCCGCCACCACTACTGCTGGTGTCACCACCACCGCCACAGTCACCGCTGCTACCGCCATCACTGCCGGCGGCACCGGCACCCGGAGTGCCGACCGTGCCACCCTCGATAGCGGTGGTGCCGGCACCTGCTGTCCCCACCGCCGCCCGTCGTAGTCGCCGTACCCGATGGGTTGCCGTGCTCGCCGCCGGCCTGGTGATGGCACTGGTCATCGCCGGTCTATTGGCGAACGCACTGCTCCGCGAGCGGAACAGCGGCACCGGTGCCGGCACCGGCGACGGGGTCGGCGCGACGGGTGCCGGCGCTGGCTCGCCAACCCCGTCGGCCACGCCGACCGGGCCACCGGTCCTGCCCGAACCCCGCCGGGTGGAGGTGCCCAACGACGGCGGGACCAGTGATCCGGTACGGCACGTCACGCTGAGCCCGGACGGCAAGACCATCGCCGCCATCCGAGTGAAGTCGGTACGCCTCTACGACGCAGCCACCCTGCAACAGATCGGTGAACCGGTCACCGCCCGGAGTGATGCGTACTGGAACGCAACATTCAGCCCGGACAGCCGTACCCTGATCACCGCCGGTGACGGATTGTCCAGCGCTGCGGTACGGGTGTGGACCGTGTCGAATCGCATCGCCAACGGGACGCTCAGCGATGCCTTCTGGACGTCCTGCCTGACCTACGGCCCGACCGCCGGGCTGCTCGCCGTCTGCGACGGCCCCGGTTCCTCGGTACGACTGTGGGACCCGAGCCGCCGCCGCAGCCTGGGCCGGGTCGACAGCGACAACGTCGCCGCCATCAGGTACGTCGCGTTCAGCCCGGATGGCCGCACGATGGCCACCGACGGCGGCGCGGGCACCACGCTGCTGTGGGACGTCGCCAGCCGCCGGCGACTGGGGGTGCTGCGCGGAGCCACGTACGACGGAATTCCGCTCAACGATCCCGGTGCCCCGGTCGCGTTCAGCCCGGACGGTCGCACCCTCGCCGTCGGTGGAGGCGACGGCCGGGTGGCCCTCTGGGACGTCGCGGGCCACAAGAAGATCGCTGACTTCGACGGCAGCCACCACAATCGGGTGACCGCGATCGCGTTCAGCCCCGACGGACGCACGGTGGCCAGCTTGGGCGGCACCACCCTCCAGCTCTGGGACGTCGCCACCCGCGAGCCGGCCGGGCCGGCGCTGGAGGACATCGTCGACTACTACTCCGCGCTCCCCGTCCAGTTCAAGGTGCCCGACATCCGGTTCAGCCCTGATGGTCGTACGCTGATCGGCTGTTTCAACAACCACCTGCTGATGTGGGACCTCACGGCACTCGGCACTGCACCGCCCGCCCGTTAG
- a CDS encoding TIGR03089 family protein — MSGADDVPALLAGGGAAAETDRPLLTYCDDATGERTELSVAALAGWASRTAGLLHEGCGLGAGSRMAVLLPPHWQTAAVLLGAWSAGLSVSFRLAATAGLPAYGPGDDEPLDAVFVSRRRLDDWLENVPDARHRFVLGLTPGTTTMAEVPAGYRDYLAEVGRYSDSLPAYASIGQTDAASVDGTTFREWGSVALETAGMLDLRPGDRLLVDTAEHEHPFKWLLAPLAVGASVVLCANLDPTTVAARAAAEQASHVLG; from the coding sequence ATGAGCGGTGCTGATGACGTGCCGGCGTTGCTGGCCGGCGGCGGGGCGGCGGCGGAGACCGACCGGCCGCTGTTGACGTACTGCGACGACGCGACCGGTGAGCGGACGGAGCTGTCGGTTGCCGCGCTGGCCGGGTGGGCGTCGCGGACCGCCGGTCTGCTGCACGAGGGCTGCGGGCTGGGTGCGGGCAGTCGGATGGCGGTGCTGCTGCCACCACACTGGCAGACCGCCGCCGTGCTGCTGGGGGCCTGGTCGGCGGGGCTGTCGGTGTCGTTCCGCCTGGCGGCCACGGCAGGTCTACCGGCGTACGGGCCGGGCGACGACGAACCGTTGGACGCGGTCTTCGTCTCCCGGCGGCGGCTGGACGACTGGCTGGAGAACGTGCCCGACGCCCGGCACCGCTTCGTGTTGGGGCTGACACCGGGCACCACGACCATGGCCGAGGTGCCCGCCGGATACCGCGACTACCTGGCCGAGGTGGGCCGCTACAGCGACAGCCTGCCGGCGTACGCGTCGATCGGGCAGACCGATGCCGCGAGCGTGGACGGCACCACGTTCCGGGAGTGGGGGTCGGTGGCGCTGGAGACGGCCGGGATGCTCGACCTACGGCCGGGGGATCGGCTGCTGGTCGACACGGCCGAGCACGAGCACCCGTTCAAGTGGTTGTTGGCTCCGCTGGCGGTCGGCGCCTCGGTGGTGCTCTGCGCCAACCTCGACCCGACGACCGTCGCCGCCCGGGCAGCGGCCGAACAGGCCAGCCACGTCCTCGGATAG
- a CDS encoding serine hydrolase, translated as MVTTKVLRDAREALHDGGLRGSILVRDLDTGDELAIDAEVDYPIASLVKVPLAVATLERAGRGELDLATAIVVQPGRVTAPGPTGMSKFRHPARVALEDLLYLSTAISDGTAADALFAITPPAEVTAELRRLGYDGIVVRHLMGDLTETPAERFAPTEAHLAHSLAIGAATAGQGHPVAQLDISRANVGSARAFVNLLEGLWRPTTINSATAAHVRELMRNNMIRHRLAPDFSSDASRWSSKTGTLLNLRHEVGVVEHADGQTFAVAALTESRVPAVLQPEAEALMAQVARTLRDQLRMI; from the coding sequence GTGGTGACGACCAAGGTTCTCCGCGATGCCCGGGAGGCCCTGCACGACGGCGGCCTGCGCGGCTCAATCCTCGTGCGTGACCTCGACACCGGCGATGAACTCGCCATCGACGCCGAGGTGGACTATCCGATCGCCTCCCTGGTCAAGGTGCCACTCGCGGTCGCCACGCTGGAACGTGCCGGGCGCGGTGAACTGGACCTGGCAACAGCAATCGTGGTGCAGCCCGGCCGGGTCACCGCGCCGGGACCGACCGGCATGTCCAAGTTCCGGCACCCGGCCAGGGTCGCGCTCGAGGACCTTCTCTATCTCAGCACGGCAATCAGCGACGGCACTGCGGCCGACGCCCTGTTCGCCATCACCCCGCCCGCCGAAGTCACCGCGGAACTGCGCCGGCTCGGCTACGACGGCATCGTGGTACGCCACCTCATGGGGGACCTCACCGAGACGCCAGCCGAGCGGTTCGCGCCTACCGAGGCGCACCTGGCCCACTCCCTCGCCATCGGTGCCGCGACAGCGGGACAGGGGCATCCCGTGGCCCAACTCGACATCAGTCGCGCGAACGTCGGGTCCGCCCGGGCCTTCGTCAATCTGCTGGAGGGATTGTGGCGGCCGACGACGATCAATTCCGCCACCGCAGCACACGTCCGTGAGCTGATGAGGAACAACATGATCCGGCACAGGCTGGCACCCGACTTCAGCTCTGATGCGTCCCGCTGGTCGTCGAAGACCGGCACCCTGCTCAACCTCCGACACGAGGTTGGGGTCGTCGAGCACGCCGACGGGCAGACCTTCGCCGTCGCCGCCCTGACCGAGTCCCGCGTACCGGCCGTGTTGCAGCCCGAGGCGGAAGCACTGATGGCCCAGGTCGCCCGTACGCTCCGCGACCAGTTGCGGATGATCTGA